In the Paenibacillus sp. FSL H7-0357 genome, one interval contains:
- the radA gene encoding DNA repair protein RadA — MAKPKTKFFCTECGYESPKWFGKCPGCQAWNSMVEETESVVKTQGMNAPIFQSKEKAQSIINIESDKEPRILTGIGELNRVLGGGIVPGSLVLVGGDPGIGKSTLLLQTSHALTTQGLRVLYISGEESVRQTKLRADRLGALSAELYVLCETNMESIEEAIEQIKPQFLVIDSIQTVFMPEVTSAPGSVTQVRECTTRFMRIAKIRGIATVLVGHVTKEGAIAGPRMLEHMVDCVLYFEGERHHTYRLLRAVKNRFGSTNEIGIFEMGEIGLTEVENPSELFLSERPLGVAGSAVVASMEGTRPVLVELQALVAATHFPSPRRMCTGMDHQRMALIIAVLEKRMGMFLQNQDAYLNVAGGVKLDEPAVDLAVAISIASSFRDISTKPYDVFFGEVGLTGEVRGVSRAEMRVKEASKLGFRRVIMPEKSMKGWKHPQDIQIIGVSTVADALSVALD; from the coding sequence ATGGCTAAACCAAAAACTAAATTTTTCTGCACCGAATGCGGCTACGAATCGCCGAAGTGGTTCGGCAAATGCCCGGGCTGCCAGGCATGGAACTCCATGGTTGAGGAGACCGAAAGCGTAGTCAAAACACAAGGAATGAATGCACCTATTTTTCAGAGTAAAGAAAAGGCGCAATCGATCATAAATATAGAAAGTGACAAAGAGCCCCGTATATTGACAGGCATCGGTGAGCTTAACCGGGTTCTCGGCGGAGGTATTGTGCCGGGTTCGCTGGTGCTGGTTGGAGGCGACCCCGGCATCGGGAAATCAACCCTGCTGCTGCAGACCTCGCATGCATTGACTACTCAAGGTTTACGAGTACTGTACATCTCGGGAGAAGAATCGGTTCGGCAGACGAAACTCCGTGCCGATCGCCTCGGGGCGTTGTCGGCAGAGCTGTATGTACTATGCGAAACGAATATGGAAAGCATCGAGGAAGCCATTGAACAGATCAAACCTCAGTTCCTCGTCATTGACTCCATCCAGACGGTATTCATGCCGGAAGTAACCAGTGCACCTGGCAGCGTGACACAGGTTCGGGAATGTACGACAAGATTTATGCGTATCGCCAAAATCCGCGGGATCGCAACAGTACTTGTTGGTCATGTCACCAAGGAAGGCGCGATTGCCGGGCCCCGAATGCTGGAGCATATGGTGGATTGCGTGCTCTATTTTGAAGGAGAGCGGCATCATACGTACCGGTTGCTCCGGGCAGTCAAAAACCGCTTCGGTTCAACCAATGAGATCGGTATCTTTGAGATGGGGGAGATCGGGCTTACAGAAGTGGAGAATCCCTCCGAGCTGTTCTTGTCCGAACGTCCGCTAGGTGTAGCGGGTTCAGCAGTAGTGGCGAGTATGGAAGGAACCAGACCGGTGCTTGTTGAGCTTCAGGCACTTGTCGCTGCAACTCATTTCCCTTCCCCCCGCCGGATGTGCACAGGTATGGACCACCAGCGGATGGCGCTTATTATTGCGGTGCTGGAGAAGCGGATGGGGATGTTCCTGCAGAACCAGGATGCTTATCTGAACGTTGCCGGTGGGGTAAAGCTGGATGAACCGGCAGTAGATTTGGCTGTAGCTATCAGCATAGCTTCCAGCTTCCGCGATATATCAACCAAGCCTTATGATGTCTTCTTTGGTGAAGTCGGTCTCACCGGTGAGGTCAGGGGGGTCTCACGCGCGGAAATGCGGGTGAAGGAAGCGTCTAAACTTGGCTTCCGGAGAGTGATTATGCCAGAGAAGAGCATGAAAGGCTGGAAACATCCGCAGGATATCCAGATTATTGGCGTCAGTACCGTAGCAGATGCACTATCGGTCGCGTTAGATTAG
- the disA gene encoding DNA integrity scanning diadenylate cyclase DisA: MKEYNQLDNMNDLLRMAAPGTPFREGLENVLRAKTGALIVVGYSPEVMEVVDGGFSINCDFSPNYLYELAKMDGAIILSEDLKRILYANTQLIPDSSISSIETGIRHRTAERVAKQTGKLVVSISQRRNIITLYQGSIRYALKEIGAILAKANQAIQTLEKYKAVLTQGLTNLSASEYEGIVTVAEVVGVIQRVEMVLRIKMEIKRYINELGNEGRLISMQMEELVGNTEEEAWLLYRDYAREEQEDKIREIIAGLKRSSDDELMDDNHIARLLGYSSTAIASEEVVTPRGYRLLNKIPRLPNVIIHNLVERFEMLPNLMTASIAELDEVDGIGEVRARNIQDGLKRLQKQVLIDRQM; the protein is encoded by the coding sequence ATGAAAGAATATAATCAATTAGATAATATGAATGATCTGCTGAGGATGGCGGCACCCGGGACTCCCTTCCGGGAAGGTCTGGAGAATGTGCTGCGTGCAAAGACAGGAGCTTTGATTGTTGTCGGATACAGCCCGGAGGTGATGGAAGTTGTCGATGGGGGATTCTCCATTAACTGCGATTTTTCACCCAATTATTTATATGAATTAGCTAAAATGGACGGAGCCATTATTCTGAGCGAGGATTTGAAACGGATACTGTACGCAAATACGCAGCTCATTCCCGATTCCTCCATCTCATCCATTGAGACAGGGATCCGCCACCGCACTGCAGAGCGTGTCGCCAAGCAGACGGGCAAGCTGGTGGTATCCATTTCCCAGCGGCGCAACATCATTACCTTGTATCAAGGTTCCATTCGTTATGCGCTTAAGGAGATTGGGGCAATTCTCGCCAAGGCCAACCAGGCCATACAAACCCTGGAGAAGTACAAAGCAGTACTTACCCAGGGTTTAACGAACCTTTCCGCTTCTGAATATGAAGGCATCGTTACCGTGGCTGAAGTTGTCGGGGTGATCCAGCGGGTGGAGATGGTACTGCGCATTAAAATGGAAATCAAGCGCTATATCAACGAACTCGGTAACGAAGGGCGCTTGATCAGCATGCAGATGGAAGAACTGGTTGGAAATACAGAGGAAGAAGCATGGCTTCTGTACAGAGACTATGCAAGAGAGGAACAGGAGGACAAAATCCGCGAAATTATTGCCGGACTCAAACGTTCCAGCGACGATGAACTGATGGATGACAATCATATTGCCCGTCTGCTTGGTTATTCCTCTACAGCGATTGCCTCCGAGGAAGTCGTTACTCCGCGCGGGTACCGGCTGCTTAATAAGATTCCACGCCTGCCGAATGTGATCATCCACAATCTGGTGGAGCGCTTCGAAATGCTGCCGAATCTGATGACCGCGAGCATCGCGGAACTCGATGAGGTGGATGGAATCGGAGAGGTTCGGGCACGAAATATCCAAGACGGACTTAAACGCCTGCAGAAACAAGTTCTTATTGACAGGCAAATGTAA
- the clpC gene encoding ATP-dependent protease ATP-binding subunit ClpC produces MMFGRFTERAQKVLALAQEEAVRLGHNNIGTEHILLGLIREGDGIAAKALIGLGLGLEKIQDEVETLIGRGQEQPTNIAYTPRAKKVIELSMDEARKLGHTYVGTEHILLGLIREGEGVAARVLNNLGISLNKARQQVLQLLGSSEATSSHSGAPANVSTPTLDGLARDLTAYAKDGNLDPVIGRSKEIERVIQVLSRRTKNNPVLIGEPGVGKTAIAEGLAQKIINNEIPETLRDKRVMTLDMGSVVAGTKYRGEFEDRLKKIMDEIRQAGNIVLFIDELHTLIGAGGAEGAIDASNILKPALARGELQCIGATTLDEYRKYIEKDAALERRFQPITVDQPSPEEAVQILYGLRDRYEAHHRVKITDEAIVEAVKLSDRYIPDRFLPDKAIDLIDEAGSKVRLNSYTIPPNLKELEMRLDDIRKEKDSAVQSQEFEKAAALRDTEQKIREELDTTKNQWKEKQGRTDSQVTPEDIAQVVASWTGIPVSKLKEEETDRLLNMESILHERVIGQDEAVKAVSRALRRARAGLKDPKRPMGSFIFLGPTGVGKTELARALAEAMFGDENAVVRIDMSEYMEKHSTSRLVGAPPGYVGYEEGGQLTEKVRRKPYSVVLLDEIEKAHPEVFNILLQVLEDGRLTDSKGRVVDFRNTLIILTSNVGAQAIKKNSTLGFTAVQDAGADYTNMKGKVMDELKKSFRPEFLNRIDEIIVFHSLEEKHIAEIVTLMSDELRKRLREYDVDFELTEGGKAFLAKEGYDPAFGARPLRRAIQKHIEDRLSEELLKGNIKKGDSLKIDEVNGELVVTTVEPPAASLEKEVETEK; encoded by the coding sequence ATGATGTTTGGAAGATTTACGGAACGCGCACAAAAAGTGCTGGCGCTGGCGCAAGAAGAAGCTGTTCGTTTGGGACACAACAACATTGGGACAGAACATATTTTGCTCGGACTGATTCGTGAAGGAGACGGCATAGCCGCAAAAGCTCTAATCGGACTTGGTCTGGGTCTTGAGAAAATTCAGGATGAAGTGGAAACACTGATCGGCAGAGGACAGGAGCAGCCAACAAACATCGCGTATACTCCTCGTGCCAAAAAAGTTATTGAGCTGTCGATGGACGAAGCCCGCAAGCTGGGACACACTTACGTCGGCACTGAGCATATCCTGCTCGGGCTTATCCGTGAAGGCGAGGGTGTAGCTGCCCGTGTACTCAACAACCTGGGGATCAGCCTTAACAAGGCCCGCCAGCAAGTGCTGCAGCTGCTCGGCAGCAGCGAAGCTACTTCCAGCCACAGCGGTGCGCCTGCCAATGTCAGCACACCAACGCTGGATGGCCTGGCCCGTGACCTTACCGCCTATGCCAAGGATGGCAACCTGGATCCGGTTATCGGCCGCAGTAAGGAAATTGAACGTGTCATTCAGGTGCTGAGCCGCCGGACGAAGAACAATCCGGTGCTGATCGGTGAGCCTGGGGTTGGTAAAACAGCCATTGCCGAAGGTCTGGCCCAAAAGATCATCAATAATGAAATTCCGGAAACGCTGCGCGACAAACGCGTAATGACTCTGGATATGGGTTCTGTAGTAGCCGGAACCAAATACCGCGGTGAGTTTGAAGACCGCCTTAAGAAGATTATGGATGAGATTCGCCAGGCAGGAAACATCGTGCTCTTCATTGACGAGCTGCACACCTTGATCGGTGCAGGCGGTGCGGAAGGTGCTATTGACGCCTCCAACATCCTGAAGCCGGCTCTGGCCCGTGGAGAGCTGCAATGCATCGGTGCCACTACGCTGGATGAATACCGCAAATATATTGAGAAAGATGCAGCCTTGGAACGCCGCTTCCAGCCTATTACGGTGGATCAGCCTTCTCCTGAGGAAGCTGTTCAGATTCTTTACGGACTACGTGACCGTTATGAAGCCCATCACCGGGTGAAGATCACGGATGAAGCCATCGTAGAGGCTGTAAAACTGTCCGACCGTTACATTCCTGACCGGTTCCTTCCGGACAAAGCAATTGACCTGATTGATGAAGCAGGCTCCAAGGTAAGATTGAATTCTTATACGATTCCGCCAAATCTGAAGGAACTGGAAATGCGTCTGGATGATATCCGCAAGGAGAAGGATTCAGCCGTACAGAGCCAGGAATTCGAGAAGGCTGCCGCACTGCGGGATACGGAGCAAAAGATCCGCGAGGAACTGGACACGACCAAGAACCAGTGGAAAGAGAAGCAAGGCCGCACTGACTCACAGGTTACACCGGAGGATATCGCTCAAGTGGTAGCCAGCTGGACCGGTATACCGGTCAGCAAGCTGAAGGAAGAGGAAACCGACCGTCTGCTTAATATGGAGTCTATCCTGCATGAACGGGTAATCGGCCAGGACGAAGCCGTCAAGGCAGTCAGCCGGGCCCTCCGCCGGGCACGTGCAGGACTTAAGGATCCTAAACGCCCTATGGGTTCCTTCATCTTCCTCGGTCCTACCGGTGTTGGTAAAACCGAGCTGGCACGGGCGCTTGCTGAAGCAATGTTTGGTGATGAGAATGCGGTGGTCCGGATTGATATGTCGGAGTACATGGAGAAACACTCCACTTCCCGTCTGGTAGGAGCGCCTCCAGGTTATGTGGGTTATGAAGAAGGCGGACAATTGACCGAGAAGGTACGCCGTAAACCATATTCCGTAGTACTGCTGGACGAAATTGAGAAGGCCCATCCGGAAGTATTCAACATCCTGCTGCAGGTGCTGGAAGACGGCCGTCTGACCGATTCCAAAGGCCGCGTGGTCGATTTCCGCAATACTCTGATCATTCTTACCTCCAATGTAGGGGCGCAGGCGATCAAGAAGAATTCGACGCTGGGCTTCACAGCGGTGCAGGATGCGGGAGCAGACTACACCAATATGAAGGGCAAGGTTATGGATGAGCTGAAGAAGAGCTTCCGTCCCGAGTTCCTGAACCGGATCGATGAGATCATTGTCTTCCACTCCCTGGAAGAAAAGCATATCGCAGAAATTGTTACGCTGATGTCCGATGAGCTGCGCAAGCGGCTGCGTGAGTACGATGTGGACTTTGAGCTGACAGAGGGAGGCAAAGCCTTCCTGGCCAAAGAGGGCTATGATCCAGCCTTCGGCGCACGTCCGCTTCGCCGGGCGATCCAGAAGCATATTGAGGACCGGCTGTCCGAAGAACTGCTGAAGGGCAACATCAAAAAAGGCGATTCCCTCAAGATCGATGAGGTGAACGGTGAGCTTGTCGTAACTACCGTTGAGCCGCCAGCAGCTTCCCTGGAAAAAGAAGTGGAAACTGAGAAATAA